A single window of Pungitius pungitius chromosome 20, fPunPun2.1, whole genome shotgun sequence DNA harbors:
- the tfap2b gene encoding transcription factor AP-2-beta isoform X1 — MLWKLVENVKYEDIYEDRHDGVSSHSSRLSQLGSVSHPGPYSSAPPLSHAPSSDFQPPYFPPPYQPLAHYQSQDPYSHVSDPYSLNSLHQSQQSAWGARQRQDAAGERMDSSALLAQPRASLPQLSGLDPRRDYGVRRPDVLLHSAHPGLDMSDGLLQGLHGMEDIQTIDDTNGTNILDQSVIKKVPMPHKNMGSLMLGKDGLIGGVTVNINEVFCSVPGRLSLLSSTSKYKVTVGEVQRRLSPPECLNASLLGGVLRRAKSKNGGKCLREKLEKIGLNLPAGRRKAANVTLLTSLVEGEAVHLARDFGYICETEFPTKAVSEYLNRQHADPNELHTRKNMLLATKQLCKEFTDLLAQDRTPLGNSRPSPILEPGIQSCLSHFSFITHGFGSPAICAALTTLQNYLNEALKGLDKMFLSNPPNNRHGDGGGGKADKDEKQRK, encoded by the exons ATGCTGTGGAAACTAGTTGAGAATGTCAAGTATGAAGATATTTATGAG GACCGGCACGACGGCGTCTCGAGCCACAGCTCGCGCCTGTCCCAGCTGGGCTCGGTATCGCATCCGGGACCCTACTCCAGCGCGCCGCCGCTGTCTCACGCGCCGTCCTCGGACTTCCAGCCTCCGTACTTTCCGCCTCCGTACCAGCCGCTCGCTCACTACCAGAGCCAGGACCCGTACTCCCACGTCAGCGATCCGTATTCCCTGAACTCCCTGCACCAGAGCCAGCAGAGCGCATGGGGGGCGCGGCAGCGGCAGGACGCCGCCGGGGAGCGGATGGACAGCTCGGCTCTGCTGGCGCAACCGCGGGCCTCGCTGCCGCAGCTGTCCGGGTTGGACCCACGGCGGGACTACGGCGTGCGGCGGCCGGACGTGCTGCTGCACTCCGCTCACCCGGGACTGGATATGAGCGATGGACTGCTGCAGGGGCTGCATGGCATGGAGGATATTCAG ACCATTGACGACACCAACGGAACGAACATCCTGGATCAATCAGTCATTAAGAAAG TTCCCATGCCACACAAGAACATGGGCTCTCTGATGCTCGGCAAGGACGGGCTGATCGGGGGCGTCACCGTGAACATCAACGAGGTGTTCTGCTCGGTACCGGGCCGCCTGTCGCTGCTCAGCTCCACCTCCAAGTACAAAGTGACCGTaggggaggtgcagaggaggctGTCCCCGCCCGAGTGCCTCAACGCCTCCTTGTTGGGGGGCGTGTTGAGAAG agCAAAGTCCAAAAACGGTGGGAAATGTCTGAGGGAAAAGCTGGAGAAGATCGGACTCAATTTACCTGCAGGAAGACGCAAAGCTGCTAATGTCACATTACTAACATCTCTCGTTGAAG gtgAAGCGGTCCACCTGGCCCGGGATTTCGGCTACATCTGCGAGACGGAGTTCCCCACCAAGGCCGTGAGCGAGTATCTCAACCGGCAGCACGCGGACCCCAACGAGCTGCACACGCGGAAGAACATGCTGCTGGCGACAAA ACAGCTGTGTAAGGAGTTCACAGACCTGCTGGCCCAGGATAGGACTCCCCTGGGCAACTCCAGGCCCAGCCCCATCCTGGAGCCCGGCATCCAGAGCTGCCTCTCCCACTTCTCCTTCATCACGCACGGCTTCGGCTCGCCCGCCATCTGCGCCGCGCTGACCACCCTCCAGAACTACCTCAACGAGGCTCTCAAAGGACTCGACAAGATGTTTCTCAGCAACCCTCCCAACAACCGGCACggggacggcggcggcggcaaggCCGACAAAGACGAGAAGCAGCGGAAATGA
- the tfap2b gene encoding transcription factor AP-2-beta isoform X2, whose translation MLVHSYSTADRHDGVSSHSSRLSQLGSVSHPGPYSSAPPLSHAPSSDFQPPYFPPPYQPLAHYQSQDPYSHVSDPYSLNSLHQSQQSAWGARQRQDAAGERMDSSALLAQPRASLPQLSGLDPRRDYGVRRPDVLLHSAHPGLDMSDGLLQGLHGMEDIQTIDDTNGTNILDQSVIKKVPMPHKNMGSLMLGKDGLIGGVTVNINEVFCSVPGRLSLLSSTSKYKVTVGEVQRRLSPPECLNASLLGGVLRRAKSKNGGKCLREKLEKIGLNLPAGRRKAANVTLLTSLVEGEAVHLARDFGYICETEFPTKAVSEYLNRQHADPNELHTRKNMLLATKQLCKEFTDLLAQDRTPLGNSRPSPILEPGIQSCLSHFSFITHGFGSPAICAALTTLQNYLNEALKGLDKMFLSNPPNNRHGDGGGGKADKDEKQRK comes from the exons ATGTTAGTTCACTCCTACTCCACTGCG GACCGGCACGACGGCGTCTCGAGCCACAGCTCGCGCCTGTCCCAGCTGGGCTCGGTATCGCATCCGGGACCCTACTCCAGCGCGCCGCCGCTGTCTCACGCGCCGTCCTCGGACTTCCAGCCTCCGTACTTTCCGCCTCCGTACCAGCCGCTCGCTCACTACCAGAGCCAGGACCCGTACTCCCACGTCAGCGATCCGTATTCCCTGAACTCCCTGCACCAGAGCCAGCAGAGCGCATGGGGGGCGCGGCAGCGGCAGGACGCCGCCGGGGAGCGGATGGACAGCTCGGCTCTGCTGGCGCAACCGCGGGCCTCGCTGCCGCAGCTGTCCGGGTTGGACCCACGGCGGGACTACGGCGTGCGGCGGCCGGACGTGCTGCTGCACTCCGCTCACCCGGGACTGGATATGAGCGATGGACTGCTGCAGGGGCTGCATGGCATGGAGGATATTCAG ACCATTGACGACACCAACGGAACGAACATCCTGGATCAATCAGTCATTAAGAAAG TTCCCATGCCACACAAGAACATGGGCTCTCTGATGCTCGGCAAGGACGGGCTGATCGGGGGCGTCACCGTGAACATCAACGAGGTGTTCTGCTCGGTACCGGGCCGCCTGTCGCTGCTCAGCTCCACCTCCAAGTACAAAGTGACCGTaggggaggtgcagaggaggctGTCCCCGCCCGAGTGCCTCAACGCCTCCTTGTTGGGGGGCGTGTTGAGAAG agCAAAGTCCAAAAACGGTGGGAAATGTCTGAGGGAAAAGCTGGAGAAGATCGGACTCAATTTACCTGCAGGAAGACGCAAAGCTGCTAATGTCACATTACTAACATCTCTCGTTGAAG gtgAAGCGGTCCACCTGGCCCGGGATTTCGGCTACATCTGCGAGACGGAGTTCCCCACCAAGGCCGTGAGCGAGTATCTCAACCGGCAGCACGCGGACCCCAACGAGCTGCACACGCGGAAGAACATGCTGCTGGCGACAAA ACAGCTGTGTAAGGAGTTCACAGACCTGCTGGCCCAGGATAGGACTCCCCTGGGCAACTCCAGGCCCAGCCCCATCCTGGAGCCCGGCATCCAGAGCTGCCTCTCCCACTTCTCCTTCATCACGCACGGCTTCGGCTCGCCCGCCATCTGCGCCGCGCTGACCACCCTCCAGAACTACCTCAACGAGGCTCTCAAAGGACTCGACAAGATGTTTCTCAGCAACCCTCCCAACAACCGGCACggggacggcggcggcggcaaggCCGACAAAGACGAGAAGCAGCGGAAATGA